The proteins below are encoded in one region of Ricinus communis isolate WT05 ecotype wild-type chromosome 6, ASM1957865v1, whole genome shotgun sequence:
- the LOC107261855 gene encoding uncharacterized protein LOC107261855: MDVHEAKRLGLKLSKGVSTIKAVNSEAKPVHGIAENVKVQVGDWQVMLDFTIVPMDDFKTVFGLAFFYKAYAIPVPSISSLVILDASKLRVIPLKSMARSKPAVISALQFKRGLKNGECYVTTMRELNDEDDIEQSALQLPQSIEAVLDKYKDVMPPKLPQKLSPKRDLDHHIELEPGAKPPTIAPYRMAPPELAELRKQLQDLFESGYIQPSKAPYGAPVLKDGSLRMWIDYRALNKITIKNKYLIPLIADLFRSIGEGSIFLKAGFAHEKCSFAREEVEFLGHRIKDGRLMMDPAKVKAIQEWQPPSKVPELRSFLGLVNYYRRFIKGYSAITAPLMELLKKNKAWNWVRNAKLHSKP, translated from the exons ATGGACGTGCACGAGGCGAAGCGCCTAGGCCTGAAGCTATCCAAAGGAGTCAGCACGATTAAGGCTGTCAATTCAGAGGCAAAGCCTGTGCATGGCATTGCGGAAAATGTGAAGGTGCAAGTTGGTGATTGGCAAGTTATGCTAGACTTTACTATTGTGCCTATGGATGATTTTAAAACTGTCTTTGGTCTAGCATTTTTCTACAAAGCCTATGCCATTCCGGTCCCTTCCATTAGCTCTCTAGTGATCCTCGATGCTTCGAAGCTTCGAGTGATCCCCTTGAAGAGCATGGCGAGATCCAAACCTGCTGTGATTTCTGCCTTGCAATTCAAGCGGGGTCTCAAGAACGGGGAGTGCTATGTCACAACCATGAGGGAGCTCAATGATGAGGACGATATTGAGCAATCTGCCCTGCAATTGCCACAATCCATCGAAGCTGTCCTTGACAAATACAAGGACGTGATGCCCCCGAAGCTGCCGCAAAAGTTGTCACCAAAGCGAGATCTAGATCACCACATCGAGCTCGAGCCTGGTGCAAAGCCTCCTACCATCGCACCCTACCGCATGGCACCTCCGGAGCTAGCTGAGTTGAGGAAGCAGCTCCAAGACCTTTTTGAGTCGGGCTATATCCAGCCATCGAAGGCCCCATACGGTGCACCAGTCCTTAAGGACGGTTCGCTACGGATGTGGATTGACTATCGGGCTTTAAACAAGATTACCATCAAGAACAAGTATCTAATCCCTTTGATTGCCGACTTGTTTCGATCAATTGGGGAAGGCTCGATATTTCTCAAAGCTGGATTTGCG CACGAGAAATGCTCATTCGCAAGAGAAGAAGTGGAGTTCCTTGGCCATCGAATCAAGGATGGCAGGTTAATGATGGATCCAGCAAAAGTTAAAGCCATCCAAGAATGGCAACCTCCTTCCAAGGTGCCCGAATTGCGATCTTTTCTTGGGCTGGTGAACTATTATCGGCGGTTCATCAAAGGCTATTCAGCTATCACTGCCCCATTGATGGAACTACTCAAGAAGAATAAGGCATGGAATTGGGTGAGGAATGCCAAGCTGCATTCGAAGCCTTGA